The sequence below is a genomic window from Neomicrococcus aestuarii.
TAGGCACTCTTGATTTCAGCGGCGGTGGCGGTGACGGACACACCCAAGACGCGGTAGTGGCTGGGGGCCTCGCTCACTCTGGGGTCTCCTTGCTGACAGCAACTCGGGCGGCCACGTCAGGCCGCAATTGTGAACAAATCTTATCGATCCTGCGGGAGTATCGTACGCTCTGGTCATGAATCAGCCTGCAGCGCAACGTAGCGCGTGGACTCTCCGCCCGGAATCTCGCATCCTGGTGGCCAGCAACCGCCCCCGACTGGCCAGCACTTTCGTGGAGCACTTGCGCCGCGAAATTCCTAGCGTTCCCGTGCTGTTGATGACTGCGCCGTCCGCTACCGAGCTTGAAGCGGCCTTCACGCAAGAGCTCGCCGATACCTCCACCCCCGTAGCTGCGCTGGTAGTGCTGGGCGGGGATGGAATGGTGCATATAGGTGCCAACGTCTTGGCAGGAACCGAAGTTCCCGCGCCCGTGCCGCTCGGGATCGTGCCCGTCGGAAGTGGAGATGACTTCGTGAGGTCGCTCGGAACCCGGCAATCACGGAGACAGCGTCGGGACATGGCGGCGGCTGCGGCCAAACTGGCGAACAGCCTGCGAACCGGCAGCCTTCGCGAGGTGGACGCCATGCAGGTCAGCGGGGCGTGGGGGAGCAGGATCGTGATGGGAATCGTGAGCGTCGGCGTGGACGCCATCGTGAATCAGCGGGCGAACGCGTTGCGGTTTCCGCCCGGGCAAGCCAAATACGTGGTGGGGTTGGCCCGCGAATTTCGCAGTTTGAAACCGCGCACCTACCGCATTGAGGCTACGGACGCTGCGGGTTCCGTGACGCAATGGAGTACGACGGCGTGGCTCGCCTCCGTAGCGAACGGCCAGTACCTCGGGGGTGGGATGCGCATTATTCCGGACGCGCTGCTCGATGACGGTCTGCTTGACTTGGGCATTATCAGGCCGCTGAACCTGCGAGAGTTTGCTACCCTTTTCCCACGAATCTTCTCCGGCAGGCACGCCAGTCGTGATGCGATGACCAATCAGCGCGTCACACAGGTCGCGTTAGAGACCCCCAACATGACGGCGTTCGGTGATGGTGAGGCACTGGGGCCAGCACCTGTCAGCGTGACGGTGATTCCTCGAGCGATCTCGCTGTTGGTTTAGCTTTGTGGTCTGGCCCTTTGTCCGGTCTGCGCCCGCAAGAACTACTTGCGGTATTCGAGCACCAACTCGCCGTCCTGTTTGAGGACGTGATGAAGCTGCATGTCCCGCAGCTCGTTGGTGGCGGTGTTTCCAGCGTCTCCGCCGATGCGCTTTTCGCCCGGGCCGGCTGTCTTAGGTGCGAGCGTCACGCACAGCGAATCCACGAGGTTCGCCTGTTGAAATTCTCCTAGCACCGTAGGACCGCCCTCCGAATGAATCATGGAGTAGCCGCGTTGGAGCAAGTCCTGGACCACCAGCTGTGGCTCCACTCGGTCCTTTCCCGCAAGGACGATTTCTGCAACGTCCGACAGCTTGGCGCGTTGATCTGGCGAAGAGCTCTCCGACGTATAGATCAGAGGCACGGTAGGGGACTGCTGAAAGAATTTATCCTGGGGATCAAGATGAAGGCTGCCTGAAATTAGCGCCACCCGGAGGTACTCGGATAACCCGCGCTGGGAACGCCACGACTTGTCCTCGAGGCTGAGCACGTCGCCCTCGTAGCCTTCCGCCCGCACTGTTCCCGCGCCCATGAGCAGCACGTGTGCGAAGCGCCGTAGCAGCTGGAACATTTGCTTGTCCGCGGGCCCGCCAATATCTCCGGAGACGCCGCGATGCGTCGCCCCGCCGTCGGCCGTCATGACGAAGTTGAATCGCACAAACCCTGCGGACGAATCCGCTGGTGGCTCATAGAGCGCCAAGAGATCGTCTTCGGAAAGTACCTCACCACTACCCGTCAGGTTTCTCATGCGTTCATCCTAGAGGCGGCGTTGTGCTGCGTCAGCGGGTTGCGCTCCGTTGGTGAGCGGCGCTAAGTCCGCAGGCTGATTCACG
It includes:
- a CDS encoding diacylglycerol/lipid kinase family protein, translating into MNQPAAQRSAWTLRPESRILVASNRPRLASTFVEHLRREIPSVPVLLMTAPSATELEAAFTQELADTSTPVAALVVLGGDGMVHIGANVLAGTEVPAPVPLGIVPVGSGDDFVRSLGTRQSRRQRRDMAAAAAKLANSLRTGSLREVDAMQVSGAWGSRIVMGIVSVGVDAIVNQRANALRFPPGQAKYVVGLAREFRSLKPRTYRIEATDAAGSVTQWSTTAWLASVANGQYLGGGMRIIPDALLDDGLLDLGIIRPLNLREFATLFPRIFSGRHASRDAMTNQRVTQVALETPNMTAFGDGEALGPAPVSVTVIPRAISLLV
- a CDS encoding dihydrofolate reductase family protein, yielding MRNLTGSGEVLSEDDLLALYEPPADSSAGFVRFNFVMTADGGATHRGVSGDIGGPADKQMFQLLRRFAHVLLMGAGTVRAEGYEGDVLSLEDKSWRSQRGLSEYLRVALISGSLHLDPQDKFFQQSPTVPLIYTSESSSPDQRAKLSDVAEIVLAGKDRVEPQLVVQDLLQRGYSMIHSEGGPTVLGEFQQANLVDSLCVTLAPKTAGPGEKRIGGDAGNTATNELRDMQLHHVLKQDGELVLEYRK